The Lactuca sativa cultivar Salinas chromosome 2, Lsat_Salinas_v11, whole genome shotgun sequence genome includes a window with the following:
- the LOC111909673 gene encoding increased DNA methylation 2, translated as MEGSLPVREYLIDMGTDMDDKSSGRTPTDDQFFLLYFIMGTYFGPDLKGESHKSVFQRRAEGLPPYPPQKLAGSCMKTVEVERIYYYILRKADQSVTLKLPWLQEFFHGKNHLSTSTRTPGPPFPQFDDLFPPELHPHSIMKGQYEAINNIVFISDPKILYIGQEYLERFKRLTRLEDVCLDRDDARRHTTVDGKVLYNIDVQEIKYHQDLKKPSSSSGQEDETIPSSPLLKQKGSFNGVATNNGTTPTPSIFGSDDYVSPGMKTNSLADLGSEMIFFSSYPTREEWNRILNFTKSGFALSGSATMGQIGPSIGSIDIGECEDSYLFRVSLPGVKRDEREFSCEVEDDGKVLVRGVTVTGEKSVCRFDQIFEMQTHKLCPPGHFSVSFKLPGPVDPQQFSGNFGTDGILEGIVMKARRKVKR; from the exons ATGGAGGGCTCACTCCCAGTTAGAGAATACCTCATCGACATGGGAACAGACATGGATGACAAATCAAGCGGAAGAACACCAACAGATGATCAATTCTTCCTCTTATATTTCATCATGGGCACCTATTTTGGCCCTGATCTCAAGGGAGAATCACACAAATCTGTTTTCCAAAGACGTGCAGAGGGTCTTCCACCATATCCTCCACAAAAACTAGCAGGTTCTTGCATGAAAACAGTTGAAGTAGAAAGAATCTACTACTATATACTCAGAAAAGCCGATCAATCTGTCACATTAAAACTACCATGGCTGCAAGAATTCTTTCATGGGAAGAATCATCTCTCAACCTCCACCAGAACCCCAGGTCCACCTTTCCCACAGTTTGATGATCTTTTTCCTCCCGAATTACATCCACATTCAATCATGAAAGGTCAGTATGAAGCCATTAACAACATTGTATTCATTAGTGACCCCAAAATCCTTTACATTGGGCAAGAGTATCTTGAAAGGTTCAAAAGGTTGACTAGACTAGAAGATGTCTGTTTGGATAGAGATGATGCTAGGCGTCATACAACCGTTGATGGGAAAGTTTTATACAACATAGATGTACAAGAAATCAAATATCATCAAGACTTAAAGAAACCATCATCTTCTAGTGGTCAAGAAGATGAAACAATTCCTTCAAGTCCTCTACTGAAGCAAAAAGGTTCTTTCAATGGTGTAGCTACAAACAATGGCACAACACCAACACCATCTATATTTGGTTCTGATGATTACGTGTCACCTGGAATGAAAACAAATTCCTTGGCTGATCTTGGATCAGAGATGATCTTTTTTTCATCTTATCCCACTAGGGAAGAATGGAATAGAATCTTGAATTTTACTAAAAGTGGATTTGCTTTGAGTGGAAGTGCTACAATGGGTCAAATTGGGCCAAGTATTGGAAGCATTGACATTGGCGAATGTGAAGACTCCTACCTTTTTCGTGTCTCTCTTCCTGGGGTCAAAAGGGATGAAA GAGAATTCAGTTGTGAGGTTGAAGATGATGGGAAAGTATTGGTAAGAGGGGTAACAGTAACTGGTGAAAAAAGTGTGTGTAGATTTGATCAAATATTTGAAATGCAGACACACAAACTTTGTCCACCAGGTCACTTTTCAGTCTCATTTAAGCTTCCAGGTCCAGTTGATCCTCAACAATTTTCTGGGAATTTTGGAACTGATGGAATTCTTGAAGGAATAGTCATGAAAGCTCGTAGAAAGGTGaaaagatga
- the LOC111909672 gene encoding gamma aminobutyrate transaminase 1, mitochondrial, with the protein MNNLFRRASSQICSYTKNVGGSRSVLVRWTSTEAVQTADSAVDHKGYKGHDMLAPFTAGWQTDDLHPLVIHKSEGSYVYDINGKKYLDSLAGLWCTALGGSESRLVDAATKQLNTLPFYHSFWNRTTKPSLDLAKELLEMFTASKMKKVFFTNSGSEANDTQVKLVWYYNNALGRPNKKKFIARSKSYHGSTLISASLSGLPALHQKFDLPTPFVLHTDCPHYWRYHLPGETEDQFSTRLATNLENLILKEGPETIAAFIAEPVMGAGGVIPPPEGYFEKVQAVVKKYDILFIADEVICAFGRIGTMFGCDKYKIKPDLVSIAKALSSAYMPIGAVLVSTEVADVISSQSNKLGVLSHGFTYSGHPVACAVALEALKIYQERNIVDTVNKVAPKFQEGLKSFSSSPIIGEIRGTGLILATEFADNKSRDTPFPPEWGVGAYFGAECQKHGMLVRISGDIIMMSPPFIITSGEVDELISIYGKALKATEMKVEELKKSQQ; encoded by the exons ATGAATAATCTGTTTCGAAGGGCGTCATCACAG ATTTGTTCATACACAAAAAATGTTGGAGGTTCTAGAAGTGTCCTGGTGAGGTGGACTAGTACAGAAGCTGTACAAACTGCTGATTCTGCAGTTGATCATAAAGG GTATAAGGGACATGACATGTTGGCTCCTTTTACTGCTGGATGGCAGACTGATGATTTGCATCCCTTGGTAATACACAAGTCTGAG GGTTCATATGTGTATGACATTAATGGGAAAAAGTATCTTGATTCTCTTGCTGGTTTATGGTGCACAGCTTTAG GGGGGAGTGAATCAAGGCTTGTTGATGCTGCAACTAAACAGCTAAATACGTTACCTTTCTACCACTCCTTTTGGAATCGTACCACAAAACCCTCTCTG GATCTTGCAAAAGAGCTTCTTGAAATGTTTACAGCAAGTAAAATGAAGAAAGTCTTTTTCACAAACAGTGGCTCTGAAGCTAATGACACTCAG gtgAAACTTGTATGGTATTATAACAATGCACTTGGAAGGCCAAACAAGAAGAAATTCATTGCTAGATCTAAATC ATACCATGGGTCAACTCTCATATCCGCTAGTCTTTCTGG tcTTCCAGCATTGCATCAGAAATTTGATCTGCCTACTCCATTTGTTTTGCATACTGATTGTCCCCATTATTGGAGATACCATCTTCCAG GTGAAACAGAGGATCAGTTTTCCACAAGATTAGCAACCAATTTGGAAAATCTAATTCTCAAAGAGGGACCAGAAACG aTTGCTGCATTTATTGCAGAACCAGTTATGGGAGCAGGAGGTGTGATACCTCCACCTGAAGGTTATTTTGAGAAG GTCCAGGCTGTTGttaaaaaatatgatattttattcaTAGCTGATGAG GTAATCTGTGCATTTGGAAGAATTGGAACTATGTTTGGATGTGATAAGTACAAGATTAAACCTGATCTTGTCTCCATAGCAAAG GCTCTTTCCTCTGCATATATGCCTATTGGAGCTGTTCTTGTTAGCACAGAAGTTGCAGATGTCATATCTTCTCAAAGCAATAAACTCG GTGTACTTTCTCATGGATTCACCTATTCCGGACATCCTGTAGCTTGTGCTGTTGCGTTAGAAGCCCTCAAAATTTACCA GGAGAGAAACATTGTTGATACAGTAAATAAGGTGGCACCAAAGTTTCAAGAGGGTTTAAAATCCTTTTCCTCAAGTCCTATAATTGGAGAG aTAAGGGGAACGGGATTAATTTTGGCTACAGAATTTGCGGATAATAAATCACGCGACACTCCCTTTCCTCCTGAATGGG GGGTAGGTGCGTACTTTGGAGCAGAATGTCAGAAACATGGGATGTTAGTACGTATTTCGGGTGACATCATCATGATGTCACCACCATTTATAATTACATCCGGTGAAGTTGACGAG TTGATAAGCATATATGGGAAAGCATTAAAGGCAACTGAAATGAAGGTAGAAGAACTGAAAAAATCTCAGCAATAA